The following proteins are co-located in the Chaetodon trifascialis isolate fChaTrf1 chromosome 14, fChaTrf1.hap1, whole genome shotgun sequence genome:
- the col10a1a gene encoding collagen, type X, alpha 1a, translating to MLAGSCKMDIRVASILLLIVASAAAHGGYVVKKLVKAAPQYQPYSVKSHVMSVAGEPGPPGEPGPEGPAGPPGPAGDSAEGMPGPAGPPGAPGAPGRSIAGKPGSPGGPGKPGSHGLPGEKGDTGAPGPQGPRGAPGSPGSPGPAGLSATGKPGPSGPSGAMGPRGEPGLKGHPGVPGLPGPKGDRGVGARGPQGETGPEGPMGPTGAPGADGVGKPGKAGMPGEPGKPGSSGRDGAPGPMGPMGPKGHTGAPGVGLPGKSGENGAPGLPGPVGPKGHQGPAGATGAPGVPGYGKPGANGEKGERGATGATGATGAKGEQGPTGYTGATGATGATGPAGPQGARGFPGEPGPAGSKGDTGEAGPQGPKGNKGDQGPQGFAGKQGYPGAAGPPGSRGATGPSGEKGNVGAPGTPGAPGIPGPAGPKGHPGRAGERGAAGSDGAPGARGPAGPQGPAGAPGLKGHPGAPGAPGPAGLAAKGVPGPQGPPGQPGENGSDGEAGPPGPPGPPGPPGEVVFEKGMGMGEVMVKSPMSAFTASLATPYPADGTPIKFDQIVYNAENHYDPESGIFTCQIPGVYYFSYSIHVNGAHALVALYKNGQPVMFTYDEYNKGFLDQMSGSAVLLLDEQDTVYVQIPDEEANGVFAAENVHCSFSGFLIAST from the exons ATGCTG GCTGGATCTTGCAAGATGGACATTCGTGTAGCaagcatcctcctcctcattgtgGCCTCAGCTGCAGCCCATGGCGGGTATGTGGTGAAGAAGCTGGTGAAGGCCGCCCCTCAGTACCAGCCCTACTCTGTGAAGAGCCATG TGATGTCAGTGGCAGGTGAGCCTGGTCCTCCAGGTGAGCCCGGCCCTGAGGGACCTGCTGGTCCTCCTGGCCCCGCAGGTGATAGTGCTGAAGGTATGCCTGGACCCGCAGGACCCCCTGGAGCTCCTGGAGCTCCTGGTCGTTCCATCGCTGGCAAACCTGGATCCCCTGGTGGACCTGGCAAACCAGGCAGCCATGGACTACCTGGTGAGAAAGGAGACACCGGAGCACCTGGTCCTCAGGGACCAAGGGGTGCCCCTGGATCTCCTGGAAGCCCTGGACCCGCTGGCCTCTCTGCTACCGGCAAGCCTGGACCTTCAGGTCCTTCTGGAGCAATGGGACCTAGAGGAGAACCTGGTCTGAAAGGACATCCAGGTGTACCTGGACTGCCAGGTCCTAAGGGTGATAGAGGGGTAGGAGCTCGTGGACCTCAGGGTGAGACAGGACCTGAAGGGCCTATGGGCCCAACTGGAGCACCAGGTGCAGATGGAGTTGGAAAGCCAGGAAAAGCAGGTATGCCCGGTGAGCCAGGAAAGCCAGGTAGCTCAGGTAGAGATGGTGCCCCTGGTCCCATGGGACCAATGGGACCTAAGGGACACACTGGTGCCCCAGGTGTAGGTCTTCCAGGTAAATCAGGCGAGAATGGTGCCCCAGGTCTGCCCGGCCCAGTTGGTCCTAAAGGCCACCAGGGACCAGCTGGAGCTACTGGTGCCCCAGGAGTCCCCGGATATGGAAAGCCAGGTGCAAatggagagaagggagagaggggagctACAGGTGCCACAGGTGCAACAGGTGCAAAGGGTGAGCAAGGTCCAACAGGTTATACCGGTGCTACTGGTGCCACTGGCGCCACTGGTCCTGCTGGACCTCAGGGTGCAAGAGGTTTCCCAGGTGAGCCTGGCCCTGCTGGCTCTAAAGGTGACACAGGTGAAGCTGGACCTCAGGGACCTAAGGGAAACAAGGGAGATCAGGGACCACAGGGATTTGCAGGCAAGCAGGGTTATCCAGGCGCAGCTGGTCCTCCTGGATCCAGAGGAGCCACTGGACCCTCAGGTGAGAAAGGTAATGTAGGTGCCCCCGGTACCCCAGGTGCACCTGGTATTCCAGGGCCTGCTGGACCCAAAGGTCATCCCGGTCGTGCAGGTGAGCGAGGTGCTGCTGGTTCTGATGGTGCTCCAGGTGCCAGAGGACCCGCCGGACCTCAAGGTCCCGCTGGTGCTCCTGGCCTTAAGGGACACCCTGGTGCCCCTGGTGCTCCTGGCCCTGCTGGTTTGGCTGCTAAGGGTGTCCCCGGACCTCAGGGTCCTCCCGGTCAGCCCGGTGAGAATGGCTCTGATGGAGAAGCTGGCCCACCTGGCCCTCCTGGTCCCCCTGGTCCTCCTGGTGAGGTTGTGTTTGAGAAGGGCATGGGAATGGGTGAGGTTATGGTCAAGTCTCCCATGTCTGCTTTCACTGCATCTCTGGCCACCCCCTACCCTGCTGATGGCACCCCCATCAAGTTTGACCAGATAGTGTACAATGCTGAGAATCACTATGACCCCGAAAGTGGCATTTTCACTTGCCAGATCCCTGGAGTTTACTATTTCTCCTACAGCATCCATGTTAATGGTGCTCATGCCCTGGTGGCTCTGTACAAGAATGGCCAGCCCGTTATGTTCACTTATGATGAGTACAACAAGGGCTTCCTGGACCAGATGTCCGGTAGCGCTGTCCTCTTGCTGGATGAGCAGGACACAGTCTACGTCCAGATCCCCGATGAAGAGGCCAATGGCGTCTTTGCCGCCGAGAATGTCCACTGCTCTTTCTCTGGGTTCCTCATTGCTTCAACGTGA
- the marcksb gene encoding myristoylated alanine-rich protein kinase C substrate b, translating into MGAQISKTAGKEEAAVEKPAEGAAVAAKTNGQENGHAKTNGDASPAADEANKAEVQANGSTPTEEAPKEEGEKVEGAEANGEKEPAATNGEASAKPEEGTPSTSEDGKQKKKRFSFKKPSFKLSGFSFKKTKKESEEAAEEGAAAEAAEGEKAPASEEAPAEEAKPAEAGEEGAKEAAAEEPKAEEEVKAEEAAAPEGGEEKPAEASPAEPETAASPEAAAE; encoded by the exons ATGGGAGCACAAATCTCCAAAACCGCTGGAAAGGAGGAAGCCGCGGTGGAAAAGCCTGCAGAAGGTGCAGCCGTTGCAGCAAAGACAAACGGACAG GAGAACGGCCATGCCAAGACCAATGGGGATGCTTCTCCAGCTGCAGACGAAGCCAACAAAGCTGAAGTTCAGGCCAATGGAAGCACTCCTACTGAGGAGGCCCCAAAAGAAGAAGGTGAGAAAGTAGAGGGCGCTGAGGCCAACGGCGAGAAGGAGCCCGCCGCCACAAACGGAGAGGCTTCCGCCAAGCCGGAGGAGGGCACTCCATCCACCAGCGAGGATGGCAAGCAGAAGAAAAAGCGTTTCTCCTTCAAGAAACCCTCCTTCAAGCTTAGCGGCTTCTCTTTTAAGAAGACCAAGAAGGAGTCTGAGGAGGCggcagaggaaggagcagcagcagaagccgCCGAAGGAGAGAAAGCACCTGCATCAGAGGAAGCACCTGCTGAGGAGGCCAAGCCAGCTGAGGCTGGTGAGGAAGGAGCCAaggaggctgcagctgaggagCCAAAGGccgaggaggaggtgaaggcagaagaagcagcagcaccagagggaggagaggagaaaccaGCCGAAGCTTCACCTGCTGAGCCCGAGACGGCAGCCAGTCCGGAGGCCGCGGCCGAGTAA